One Ranitomeya variabilis isolate aRanVar5 chromosome 5, aRanVar5.hap1, whole genome shotgun sequence DNA window includes the following coding sequences:
- the MRNIP gene encoding MRN complex-interacting protein isoform X2, with amino-acid sequence MVQEFQVLRCCSCRVFQVHQVKKSTKWCCKLCGEKQSVLRVYGQGSGADCRHHVQKLNLLQGQVERAVTGTDGGICPSSVSDEDTGGESHPSPIASQEAAPVSRWNKYLEENNEEEQGGSNTEQEHYYSHQDRPPTTVRKRLHSPYHEGDFYKENKNENISKKKKIYKVGDKRSNKTSENSLETDRFSCRTSEDMGCLKWQDRPTSHALPLHISSETFLLMNTSEGRSKQSTYSAASILKREPKMDPDFNPFDRSKMNGPDRFRTSSQCVLPNNEPTVTHRLSAQVSSPGSSLCRADVQAGGSLTASSLQKPSILSHLFQTDDDFDDDY; translated from the exons ATGGTGCAGGAGTTCCAggtgctcagatgttgctcctgtcgCGTATTCCAGGTGCACCAG GTGAAAAAGAGCACGAAATGGTGCTGTAAGCTGTGCGGGGAGAAGCAGTCCGTGCTGAGG GTTTATGGTCAAGGTTCAGGGGCCGACTGCAGACACCACGTCCAGAAGTTGAACCTTCTACAGGGGCAGGTGGAGCGGGCGGTTACTGGCACTGATGG AGGAATCTGTCCGAGTTCTGTCTCTGATGAAGACACTGGTGGAGAGTCACATCCGAGTCCTATAGCTTCAcag GAAGCTGCCCCCGTGAGCCGCTGGAATAAATATCTGGAAGAAAACAATGAGGAGGAGCAGGGTGGTAGTAATACTGAACAGGAGCACTACTACTCTCATCAGGATCGTCCACCGACAACTGTCAG GAAACGTTTGCATTCACCATACCATGAAGGAGATTTCTACAAGGAGAATAAGAATGAAAACATTTCAAAGAAGAAGAAAATCTACAAGGTAGGTGATAAAAGATCAAATAAAACG AGTGAGAACTCATTAGAAACAGATCGGTTTTCCTGTAGAACATCAGAAGACATGGGATGCCTGAAATGGCAAGACAGACCTACATCGCATGCATTACCTCTGCACATCAGCTCTGAAACATTTCTTCTGATGAACACATCAGAAGGACGTTCTAAACAATCCACCTACAGTGCTGCCAGCATCCTGAAGAGGGAGCCCAAAATGGACCCGGATTTTAATCCATTTGACCGCAGTAAGATGAACGGGCCAGATCGCTTCAGAACCAGCAGCCAATGTGTCCTGCCCAATAATGAGCCTACTGTAACACATAGGTTATCTGCACAGGTCTCTTCTCCAGGATCGAGTCTGTGCAGGGCAGATGTGCAGGCGGGCGGCAGCCTCACAGCCAGCTCTCTGCAGAAACCCAGTATTCTATCTCATCTGTTTCAGACTGATGATGATTTTGATGATGACTATTAA
- the MRNIP gene encoding MRN complex-interacting protein isoform X3 codes for MVQEFQVLRCCSCRVFQVHQVKKSTKWCCKLCGEKQSVLRVYGQGSGADCRHHVQKLNLLQGQVERAVTGTDGCRGICPSSVSDEDTGGESHPSPIASQEAAPVSRWNKYLEENNEEEQGGSNTEQEHYYSHQDRPPTTVRKRLHSPYHEGDFYKENKNENISKKKKIYKSENSLETDRFSCRTSEDMGCLKWQDRPTSHALPLHISSETFLLMNTSEGRSKQSTYSAASILKREPKMDPDFNPFDRSKMNGPDRFRTSSQCVLPNNEPTVTHRLSAQVSSPGSSLCRADVQAGGSLTASSLQKPSILSHLFQTDDDFDDDY; via the exons ATGGTGCAGGAGTTCCAggtgctcagatgttgctcctgtcgCGTATTCCAGGTGCACCAG GTGAAAAAGAGCACGAAATGGTGCTGTAAGCTGTGCGGGGAGAAGCAGTCCGTGCTGAGG GTTTATGGTCAAGGTTCAGGGGCCGACTGCAGACACCACGTCCAGAAGTTGAACCTTCTACAGGGGCAGGTGGAGCGGGCGGTTACTGGCACTGATGG TTGTAGAGGAATCTGTCCGAGTTCTGTCTCTGATGAAGACACTGGTGGAGAGTCACATCCGAGTCCTATAGCTTCAcag GAAGCTGCCCCCGTGAGCCGCTGGAATAAATATCTGGAAGAAAACAATGAGGAGGAGCAGGGTGGTAGTAATACTGAACAGGAGCACTACTACTCTCATCAGGATCGTCCACCGACAACTGTCAG GAAACGTTTGCATTCACCATACCATGAAGGAGATTTCTACAAGGAGAATAAGAATGAAAACATTTCAAAGAAGAAGAAAATCTACAAG AGTGAGAACTCATTAGAAACAGATCGGTTTTCCTGTAGAACATCAGAAGACATGGGATGCCTGAAATGGCAAGACAGACCTACATCGCATGCATTACCTCTGCACATCAGCTCTGAAACATTTCTTCTGATGAACACATCAGAAGGACGTTCTAAACAATCCACCTACAGTGCTGCCAGCATCCTGAAGAGGGAGCCCAAAATGGACCCGGATTTTAATCCATTTGACCGCAGTAAGATGAACGGGCCAGATCGCTTCAGAACCAGCAGCCAATGTGTCCTGCCCAATAATGAGCCTACTGTAACACATAGGTTATCTGCACAGGTCTCTTCTCCAGGATCGAGTCTGTGCAGGGCAGATGTGCAGGCGGGCGGCAGCCTCACAGCCAGCTCTCTGCAGAAACCCAGTATTCTATCTCATCTGTTTCAGACTGATGATGATTTTGATGATGACTATTAA
- the MRNIP gene encoding MRN complex-interacting protein isoform X1 — MVQEFQVLRCCSCRVFQVHQVKKSTKWCCKLCGEKQSVLRVYGQGSGADCRHHVQKLNLLQGQVERAVTGTDGCRGICPSSVSDEDTGGESHPSPIASQEAAPVSRWNKYLEENNEEEQGGSNTEQEHYYSHQDRPPTTVRKRLHSPYHEGDFYKENKNENISKKKKIYKVGDKRSNKTSENSLETDRFSCRTSEDMGCLKWQDRPTSHALPLHISSETFLLMNTSEGRSKQSTYSAASILKREPKMDPDFNPFDRSKMNGPDRFRTSSQCVLPNNEPTVTHRLSAQVSSPGSSLCRADVQAGGSLTASSLQKPSILSHLFQTDDDFDDDY; from the exons ATGGTGCAGGAGTTCCAggtgctcagatgttgctcctgtcgCGTATTCCAGGTGCACCAG GTGAAAAAGAGCACGAAATGGTGCTGTAAGCTGTGCGGGGAGAAGCAGTCCGTGCTGAGG GTTTATGGTCAAGGTTCAGGGGCCGACTGCAGACACCACGTCCAGAAGTTGAACCTTCTACAGGGGCAGGTGGAGCGGGCGGTTACTGGCACTGATGG TTGTAGAGGAATCTGTCCGAGTTCTGTCTCTGATGAAGACACTGGTGGAGAGTCACATCCGAGTCCTATAGCTTCAcag GAAGCTGCCCCCGTGAGCCGCTGGAATAAATATCTGGAAGAAAACAATGAGGAGGAGCAGGGTGGTAGTAATACTGAACAGGAGCACTACTACTCTCATCAGGATCGTCCACCGACAACTGTCAG GAAACGTTTGCATTCACCATACCATGAAGGAGATTTCTACAAGGAGAATAAGAATGAAAACATTTCAAAGAAGAAGAAAATCTACAAGGTAGGTGATAAAAGATCAAATAAAACG AGTGAGAACTCATTAGAAACAGATCGGTTTTCCTGTAGAACATCAGAAGACATGGGATGCCTGAAATGGCAAGACAGACCTACATCGCATGCATTACCTCTGCACATCAGCTCTGAAACATTTCTTCTGATGAACACATCAGAAGGACGTTCTAAACAATCCACCTACAGTGCTGCCAGCATCCTGAAGAGGGAGCCCAAAATGGACCCGGATTTTAATCCATTTGACCGCAGTAAGATGAACGGGCCAGATCGCTTCAGAACCAGCAGCCAATGTGTCCTGCCCAATAATGAGCCTACTGTAACACATAGGTTATCTGCACAGGTCTCTTCTCCAGGATCGAGTCTGTGCAGGGCAGATGTGCAGGCGGGCGGCAGCCTCACAGCCAGCTCTCTGCAGAAACCCAGTATTCTATCTCATCTGTTTCAGACTGATGATGATTTTGATGATGACTATTAA